From the genome of Mixophyes fleayi isolate aMixFle1 chromosome 2, aMixFle1.hap1, whole genome shotgun sequence, one region includes:
- the MYCBP gene encoding C-Myc-binding protein: protein MANYKAADSKREQFRRYLEKAGVLDTLTKVLVELYEEPEKPNNALDFLKQHMGAAGPETPDVEALRLEVAELKQKYEAVLEENKELKAKLAQHEPPSDEKGPE, encoded by the exons ATGGCGAATTATAAG GCTGCAGATTCCAAAAGAGAACAATTCAGAAGATACTTGGAGAAGGCTGGAGTGCTTGACACACTTACTAAAG tgTTAGTTGAGCTGTATGAAGAGCCAGAAAAGCCAAATAATGCATTGGA CTTCTTAAAGCAGCACATGGGAGCTGCTGGGCCAGAAACGCCAGATGTGGAAGCTTTGCGCTTGGAGGTCGCAGAACTGAAACAAAAGTATGAAGCCGTTTTAGAAGAGAATAAAGAACTGAAAGCaaag CTTGCACAGCATGAACCTCCTTCAGATGAAAAAGGTCCTGAATAA